A region from the Lentimonas sp. CC4 genome encodes:
- the aroA gene encoding 3-phosphoshikimate 1-carboxyvinyltransferase — translation MTDPFPITPFTKTLDNHIQLPGSKSITNRALILAALGDGETRLEGALFSRDTRIMLEALNTLGFQCSADQSAQTITVKGEGGTIPNTEAELHVGNAGTAARFLTAFLALQAGGTYQLDGDPAMRERPMSGLLDALVALDAAEFEFHGKPGHFPFTLKAKGYNGGSATVDASASSQILSALLLSAPAGSGDTQLACPGVRPSYVAITLKMREAFGAAPVTSDADGNYTLPALAYTAPSDGIYRIEPDISAASYLLALTLIQGGQLTIPNLSADPLQGDAHFIEVLAHHGLRVDAEKNEWVAACSAPEAIGRGHREIDFNPFSDTFLTYAAIAPLLDGSVRITGIGHTRHQETDRIAGMANELSKLGQLVKEEDDALTISTKPNELRARAIKARHAGKLIEIDTYEDHRFAMSFGILGSFDLIGDGMPWLAIKDPECCGKTFPDFFEALDKLRG, via the coding sequence ATGACCGATCCATTCCCAATCACCCCCTTCACCAAAACACTCGACAACCACATCCAGCTGCCCGGCTCAAAAAGCATCACCAACCGCGCCCTGATCCTCGCGGCACTCGGCGACGGCGAGACACGTCTCGAAGGCGCACTCTTCAGTCGCGATACACGGATCATGCTCGAGGCGCTCAACACGCTCGGGTTCCAATGCTCTGCCGATCAGTCCGCGCAAACCATCACCGTCAAAGGCGAAGGCGGCACGATCCCCAATACCGAAGCTGAGCTACACGTGGGCAACGCCGGCACAGCCGCACGCTTCCTCACTGCCTTCCTAGCGCTGCAAGCCGGCGGCACCTACCAACTTGATGGCGACCCCGCCATGCGCGAACGCCCCATGTCCGGTCTGCTCGATGCCCTGGTTGCACTCGACGCCGCCGAATTTGAATTCCACGGCAAACCAGGACATTTCCCATTTACGCTCAAAGCAAAAGGCTACAACGGCGGCAGTGCCACAGTCGATGCCAGCGCCAGCAGCCAAATTCTGTCCGCGCTCCTGCTCTCTGCACCGGCAGGCTCAGGCGACACTCAACTCGCCTGCCCCGGCGTGCGACCGTCCTATGTTGCGATCACGTTGAAAATGCGCGAAGCCTTTGGCGCTGCACCCGTCACTAGCGATGCGGACGGCAACTATACACTGCCAGCACTTGCCTACACCGCTCCCAGTGACGGCATCTACCGGATCGAGCCAGATATCTCCGCCGCCAGCTACTTGCTCGCACTCACATTGATTCAAGGCGGCCAACTCACCATTCCCAACCTCAGCGCCGATCCGCTCCAAGGCGACGCCCACTTCATTGAAGTGCTCGCCCACCACGGACTGCGTGTGGATGCCGAAAAGAATGAATGGGTCGCCGCCTGCAGCGCCCCCGAAGCAATCGGCCGCGGACACCGCGAGATCGACTTCAACCCATTCTCCGACACTTTCCTGACCTACGCTGCAATCGCGCCGCTACTCGATGGCTCGGTTCGCATCACCGGCATCGGGCACACACGCCACCAAGAGACGGATCGTATCGCAGGCATGGCCAACGAGCTCTCCAAGCTCGGCCAGCTCGTTAAAGAAGAGGACGACGCACTCACCATCAGCACCAAACCGAACGAGCTCCGCGCCCGCGCCATCAAAGCGCGCCACGCAGGTAAACTCATCGAGATCGACACCTACGAAGACCACCGCTTCGCCATGAGTTTTGGCATCCTAGGCAGCTTCGACCTCATCGGCGACGGCATGCCTTGGCTCGCCATCAAAGATCCCGAGTGCTGCGGTAAGACCTTCCCCGACTTCTTCGAAGCCTTGGATAAACTACGGGGTTAA
- a CDS encoding RsmE family RNA methyltransferase has product MNLMLFDDVFESVRLESADPRAQHLRKVLRAEVGTLVFLGFVNGPRARAKVVTAEPDGGFELEVVGTEPAPAPLPINLLIGLPRPHTAKRILFEAASLGVTGIHFFESERSEPSYAQSSLWQTDEWRDRIRLGTEQAFGTHLPQVAMHADLQSAISALHGADVHVALDNYEASGALGAVLPQFGSSAVIALGSERGWSPNERDIFRKNGWKLAHLGAHVLRAETACVAAVSATASQLGLWAEQTATAL; this is encoded by the coding sequence ATGAACTTAATGCTTTTTGATGATGTGTTTGAGTCGGTTCGGCTCGAAAGTGCAGATCCTCGGGCGCAGCATTTACGCAAAGTGCTGCGCGCAGAGGTGGGCACCCTAGTTTTCTTGGGCTTTGTCAATGGACCGCGGGCACGTGCCAAAGTGGTGACTGCGGAGCCAGATGGCGGTTTTGAGTTGGAGGTGGTTGGCACCGAGCCAGCACCTGCGCCGTTGCCAATTAATTTGTTGATCGGGCTGCCGCGCCCGCATACCGCGAAGCGTATCTTATTTGAGGCGGCAAGCCTAGGCGTCACGGGCATTCATTTCTTCGAATCCGAACGGAGCGAGCCTTCGTATGCGCAAAGCAGTCTCTGGCAGACAGATGAGTGGCGCGATCGCATTCGCCTCGGCACCGAGCAGGCCTTTGGCACGCATCTACCGCAAGTCGCGATGCATGCTGATTTGCAGTCTGCAATCAGTGCGTTACATGGCGCAGATGTGCACGTCGCATTGGATAATTACGAGGCAAGTGGAGCGCTTGGTGCTGTGTTGCCTCAATTCGGATCAAGTGCTGTGATTGCGCTCGGCTCCGAACGTGGGTGGTCGCCGAACGAGCGTGATATCTTTCGCAAAAACGGCTGGAAGCTCGCGCATCTGGGGGCTCATGTGCTGCGTGCTGAGACAGCATGCGTTGCGGCGGTTTCGGCTACCGCAAGTCAACTCGGCTTGTGGGCGGAGCAGACGGCGACAGCTTTATGA